From one Halothece sp. PCC 7418 genomic stretch:
- a CDS encoding peptidase domain-containing ABC transporter — MQTDFNHQGKPSSTLSQESLLSSVLKQDPILESLDQKVITNFSNDFTSLSFHFGDLIYEYLATSEQDNNQSDQDLYCITQGRVRLLSFDPQKQRQVSVEVLKQGALFGGDQLAEENGLSYQVVAADNTTPVAVARLRRSQQNKWFREYPQLKTLWIKIAQKRQRLIFLKTLTELRTFPAHRLQGIVPHLQALDMAAGTSLAEATPTQAGRFWLRQGQIHPSSVKAWGDTDPVGSDWVAQTPLKLYYLPQEHLHQLSTSEPDHHPETNNHQLSTPSPIVPKSEKSSQRQTAATSALPTETVEVEFPQPQSRRKRIWRRYPFIEQQSSSDCGIACLVMISLYWDKRLSINSVRSLGNVGRSGTSLSVLAKVAEKLGYIAKPVRGSLDALVSTIQNNPWIAHWQGDHYVVVYHVQKRRVLVADPARGKFSLSKREFLQGWTGYALLLNPTEQLKELPDEKPSLGRFFKLLFPYQSTAFQIILASLLIQVFGLVTPLFTQIILDQVVVTRSLSMLNVFAIGILIFGMAEVILSSTRQYLFSYLANILDLTMIGGFIRHTMKLPLKFFESRQVGDILTRVNENQKIQQFLLSNGMVAWLDILMSVVYLGLMFYYNWELTFLILAIIPPIMISTLIATPWMRKLSRQVFNQSAAENSALVETITGIETVKTTASEQELRWRWESHFTDFLNTSFRQEKFGIKLEALNGFINIIGSTALLWYGASLVIRGELTIGQLVAFNMLLGRVINPILALANIWDELQEVLIAVERLNDVFLVQSEETADQTMLPLPQLEGNVSFQNVVFGYSAEEGQNALDGVSFEANAGETIAIVGRSGSGKSTLVKLLQGLYQPDQGRIFIDGHDLRHVSPHSLRSQLGVVSQDCFLFSGTILENITMYRPEFSLEEVIEAAKLAEAHSFIQAMPLGYNTKVGERGATLSGGQRQRIAIARALLDHPKLLILDEATSALDTESEQRFQSNLKRLQRDRTTFIIAHRLSTVRDADCILVLNQGLLVEKGTHEELIEAQQLYYHLAKQQIDI; from the coding sequence ATGCAGACTGATTTCAATCATCAAGGAAAACCATCCTCGACCCTTTCACAGGAAAGTCTGTTGTCAAGTGTCTTGAAACAAGACCCCATCTTAGAAAGCCTAGATCAGAAAGTGATTACCAATTTTAGTAATGACTTTACATCCCTTTCTTTTCACTTTGGTGATTTAATTTATGAATACTTAGCTACCTCTGAACAAGACAATAACCAATCGGATCAGGATTTATATTGCATTACGCAAGGGCGAGTGCGCTTACTCAGTTTTGACCCGCAAAAACAACGACAAGTCTCAGTAGAAGTTTTAAAACAAGGAGCATTATTTGGAGGTGATCAACTTGCGGAAGAGAATGGTTTATCTTATCAAGTGGTCGCTGCTGACAATACCACTCCTGTAGCAGTCGCTCGTCTCAGGAGATCCCAACAAAATAAATGGTTTCGAGAGTATCCGCAACTGAAAACCCTTTGGATCAAAATCGCTCAGAAGCGACAACGCTTAATATTTCTGAAAACCTTAACTGAACTGAGAACCTTTCCCGCCCATCGTTTGCAAGGGATTGTTCCTCATCTCCAAGCCCTAGACATGGCTGCAGGTACGTCTCTCGCGGAAGCCACACCGACCCAAGCGGGACGATTTTGGCTACGTCAAGGTCAAATTCATCCCTCATCGGTCAAGGCCTGGGGAGATACCGATCCCGTCGGCTCGGATTGGGTCGCGCAAACCCCGCTCAAACTCTATTATCTTCCCCAAGAGCACTTACACCAACTCTCAACCTCAGAACCCGATCATCACCCCGAAACCAACAACCACCAACTCTCGACCCCATCTCCGATTGTCCCCAAGTCCGAAAAGTCATCGCAGCGTCAAACCGCTGCTACCTCGGCTTTACCGACAGAAACCGTTGAAGTGGAATTTCCTCAACCCCAAAGCAGACGAAAACGGATTTGGCGACGTTATCCCTTTATTGAACAACAAAGTAGCTCTGATTGTGGGATTGCTTGTTTGGTCATGATTAGCCTGTACTGGGACAAACGATTGAGTATTAATTCTGTTCGCAGTTTAGGCAATGTCGGGCGTTCTGGTACATCCCTCTCTGTACTTGCTAAAGTTGCGGAAAAATTAGGCTATATTGCCAAACCAGTACGAGGTAGTTTAGATGCCCTAGTGAGTACGATTCAGAATAATCCTTGGATTGCTCACTGGCAAGGAGATCATTATGTAGTGGTTTATCACGTGCAGAAAAGGCGAGTGCTGGTCGCTGATCCCGCTCGGGGTAAGTTTAGCTTATCCAAACGAGAATTCTTGCAAGGTTGGACAGGATATGCGCTGTTACTTAACCCCACTGAACAGTTAAAAGAACTCCCTGATGAAAAGCCCTCTTTAGGGAGATTTTTTAAGCTCCTGTTCCCCTATCAATCAACCGCCTTCCAAATCATCTTAGCGTCACTGTTAATTCAAGTCTTCGGTCTGGTCACGCCGTTGTTTACCCAAATCATTCTCGACCAAGTGGTCGTCACTCGCAGCTTAAGTATGTTGAATGTTTTCGCGATCGGGATTTTGATTTTTGGAATGGCGGAAGTGATTTTATCCTCAACCCGACAGTATTTGTTTAGCTATCTCGCCAATATTTTGGATTTAACCATGATTGGCGGGTTTATTCGTCATACGATGAAACTCCCCCTTAAGTTTTTTGAATCCCGTCAAGTGGGGGATATTCTCACCCGCGTCAATGAGAATCAAAAAATCCAACAGTTTTTACTTAGTAATGGGATGGTGGCTTGGTTAGACATCCTGATGAGTGTGGTTTATCTCGGGTTGATGTTTTACTACAACTGGGAATTAACCTTTTTGATTCTTGCTATTATTCCACCGATTATGATCTCAACCTTAATCGCTACCCCTTGGATGCGAAAACTCTCCCGACAAGTGTTTAATCAATCGGCTGCGGAAAATTCAGCCCTTGTGGAGACGATTACTGGTATCGAAACCGTTAAAACCACGGCTTCAGAACAAGAGTTGCGGTGGCGCTGGGAAAGCCATTTCACCGATTTTTTGAATACTAGCTTTCGGCAAGAAAAATTTGGGATCAAACTCGAAGCCCTTAATGGCTTTATTAACATTATTGGATCAACAGCGTTGTTATGGTACGGGGCGAGTCTCGTGATTCGAGGCGAACTCACTATTGGACAACTGGTTGCTTTTAATATGCTGCTGGGACGGGTGATTAATCCCATTTTGGCATTGGCGAATATTTGGGATGAATTACAAGAAGTCTTGATTGCAGTGGAACGACTCAATGATGTCTTCCTTGTGCAATCCGAGGAAACTGCAGACCAAACTATGCTTCCTTTACCGCAGTTAGAAGGGAATGTCAGTTTTCAGAATGTTGTCTTTGGTTATAGTGCAGAAGAAGGACAGAATGCTCTGGATGGGGTGTCGTTTGAGGCTAATGCTGGAGAAACGATCGCGATTGTGGGACGCAGTGGATCTGGTAAAAGTACGCTGGTGAAACTGCTGCAAGGGTTATATCAACCAGATCAGGGACGGATTTTTATTGATGGTCACGACTTACGGCACGTTTCGCCTCATTCTCTCCGTTCCCAACTGGGGGTTGTCTCTCAGGATTGCTTTTTGTTCTCTGGAACCATCTTAGAAAATATTACGATGTACCGACCTGAGTTTAGCCTCGAAGAAGTGATTGAAGCAGCCAAACTTGCTGAAGCACACAGTTTTATTCAAGCCATGCCCCTTGGTTATAACACGAAAGTGGGAGAGCGAGGAGCAACCTTATCGGGAGGACAACGGCAACGAATCGCGATCGCGCGGGCTTTGTTAGATCATCCCAAACTGCTCATTCTCGACGAAGCCACTAGTGCCCTCGATACGGAATCGGAACAACGGTTTCAAAGTAATCTGAAACGTCTCCAGCGCGATCGAACCACGTTTATCATTGCCCATCGCCTTTCCACCGTGCGCGATGCCGACTGCATTTTAGTCTTAAATCAAGGTTTATTAGTAGAAAAAGGAACTCATGAGGAATTAATTGAAGCCCAGCAATTATACTATCACTTAGCTAAACAGCAAATTGATATTTAA
- a CDS encoding DMT family transporter, which yields MLDFKGEFAALFAALLWASASVVYSRLGQQMSPLFLNFLKGAIALFLLAFTAIITQSTFPTLPLLPILFLVTSGIIGIGFGDTVFFSSLKYLGARRALLFETLAPPLAAMIALIFLQETLSVSAWLGIILTLVGVATVISERTSNQDLTVENLKLGIGFGLASAIAQAVGAVLSRSALTDFDLNPLWSTLIRLSAGTLSLIPLLVSRQQQLKLPSLQWSWRLVGIIFITAFASTYLGIWLQQISLKFTATGVAQTLSSTSPLFVLPIAAFLKETITLRAILGVFIALTGIGFLFLPN from the coding sequence ATGCTTGATTTTAAGGGGGAATTTGCTGCTTTATTCGCTGCTTTGTTATGGGCGAGTGCTTCGGTGGTTTATAGCCGTCTCGGACAGCAGATGTCCCCTTTATTCCTGAATTTCTTAAAGGGCGCGATCGCGCTGTTTCTCTTAGCCTTCACCGCAATTATCACCCAAAGCACCTTCCCCACCCTTCCCCTCCTTCCCATCCTCTTCCTCGTCACCAGTGGCATCATTGGGATTGGCTTTGGCGATACGGTTTTCTTTTCCAGTCTCAAGTATTTGGGCGCAAGACGAGCCTTGTTGTTTGAAACCCTTGCGCCTCCGTTGGCTGCGATGATCGCCCTGATTTTCCTGCAAGAAACCCTGTCTGTGTCGGCTTGGCTAGGCATTATCTTAACTTTAGTGGGTGTCGCCACTGTAATTAGTGAACGTACCAGCAATCAAGATTTAACCGTCGAAAACTTAAAACTTGGGATTGGGTTTGGGCTCGCCAGCGCGATCGCGCAAGCGGTCGGTGCAGTGCTTTCTCGTTCCGCATTAACTGATTTTGACCTTAATCCCCTCTGGAGTACCCTGATCCGCCTCAGTGCAGGGACACTCTCTCTTATTCCCTTACTTGTCTCCCGACAACAACAGCTTAAACTCCCTTCCTTGCAATGGTCATGGCGCTTAGTCGGGATTATTTTTATCACTGCTTTCGCCAGCACCTACTTGGGCATTTGGTTGCAGCAGATTTCCCTCAAGTTTACAGCAACTGGCGTGGCTCAAACCTTAAGCTCAACCAGCCCGCTTTTTGTGCTTCCCATTGCAGCATTTCTCAAAGAAACCATTACCCTCCGAGCAATTCTTGGCGTTTTCATTGCACTAACTGGAATCGGATTCTTGTTTTTACCTAATTAA
- a CDS encoding NAD(P)-dependent oxidoreductase → MKIGLLGTGLMGQAMAQTLLAADYSVMAYNRTAEKLDPLKEKGCAIARSAAHLISNCDCIILMLSDAPAIREVVLATESAQELSGHTIIQMGTIAPKESRELQSEIVSSGGDYLEAPVLGSVPQAQSGTLQVMVGGTQEQFDQWNAVLSAFGKPFLVGEVGKAATLKLALNQLIVSLTGAFSMSLAFAQQEGLDVEMLMSVLRESALYAPTFDKKLKRMVSHDYSNPNFPTKHLLKDTRLFLDAAKTEGLTVSALQGMETILEAALDLGLGDEDYSALFEVIQSSVSSEQ, encoded by the coding sequence ATGAAAATTGGTTTACTGGGAACGGGTTTGATGGGACAGGCGATGGCACAAACGCTCCTCGCTGCGGACTATTCGGTGATGGCGTATAACCGTACAGCCGAAAAGTTAGATCCTCTGAAAGAAAAAGGCTGCGCGATCGCGCGATCGGCTGCTCATTTAATTTCAAACTGCGATTGTATCATTTTAATGTTAAGTGATGCTCCTGCGATTCGAGAGGTTGTCCTCGCCACAGAAAGCGCCCAAGAGTTATCTGGACACACGATTATTCAAATGGGGACGATCGCGCCGAAAGAAAGTAGAGAGTTGCAATCTGAGATTGTTAGTTCTGGTGGAGATTATTTAGAAGCCCCTGTGTTAGGGAGTGTTCCTCAAGCGCAGTCTGGAACATTACAAGTGATGGTTGGGGGAACACAAGAACAGTTTGACCAGTGGAATGCGGTCTTGTCTGCTTTCGGAAAACCCTTTTTAGTGGGAGAAGTGGGGAAAGCAGCGACCTTAAAACTCGCCTTAAATCAATTAATTGTTTCTCTCACGGGTGCATTTTCTATGAGTTTAGCTTTTGCACAGCAAGAAGGGTTAGATGTGGAAATGTTGATGTCAGTTTTAAGAGAAAGTGCGTTATACGCGCCCACGTTTGATAAGAAACTGAAACGAATGGTCAGCCATGATTACAGTAATCCTAATTTTCCCACGAAGCATCTGTTAAAAGATACTCGCTTATTTTTAGATGCAGCCAAGACAGAAGGATTAACGGTTTCTGCATTACAAGGAATGGAAACCATTTTAGAAGCTGCATTAGACTTAGGGTTAGGCGATGAAGATTATTCGGCTTTATTTGAAGTCATCCAATCCTCAGTGAGCAGTGAGCAGTGA